One segment of Sulfobacillus thermosulfidooxidans DSM 9293 DNA contains the following:
- a CDS encoding 4Fe-4S dicluster domain-containing protein has protein sequence MQLTIITDLNKCVGCKSCQVSCKEHNTSGEFGPVPDHEPYREVDGMWWNRVLSVEAGEYPMASVMYLPKACMHCYDAPCVPVCPTGASYKRADNGVVLIDYDACIGCQLCMWACPYGVREFDEHEGVVKKCTLCIDRIEDETLPANERQPACVQSCPTHARTFGDLDDPDSEVSKLVAQRQGFTLLPELGARPSVHYLPRRPIPHQVTNDEIERVLEASEL, from the coding sequence ATGCAGCTTACGATTATTACCGACCTCAATAAATGTGTGGGGTGCAAAAGTTGTCAAGTATCGTGTAAAGAGCATAATACGTCAGGAGAATTTGGGCCTGTCCCGGACCACGAACCTTACCGCGAAGTCGATGGGATGTGGTGGAATCGTGTACTGTCCGTGGAAGCGGGAGAATATCCTATGGCTTCGGTGATGTACCTGCCTAAAGCCTGTATGCACTGCTATGATGCTCCTTGCGTCCCTGTTTGTCCCACCGGGGCATCTTATAAGCGGGCAGATAACGGAGTGGTATTAATTGATTACGATGCTTGTATTGGTTGCCAGCTTTGCATGTGGGCTTGCCCCTATGGGGTGCGGGAGTTCGACGAGCATGAAGGCGTGGTCAAGAAATGCACGTTATGCATTGACCGTATTGAAGATGAAACCCTGCCAGCGAATGAACGGCAACCGGCCTGTGTCCAAAGTTGTCCGACACACGCGAGAACTTTTGGAGATTTAGACGATCCCGATTCTGAAGTGTCCAAATTAGTGGCCCAACGCCAAGGTTTTACTCTATTGCCCGAACTCGGTGCACGGCCTTCCGTTCATTATCTGCCGAGACGACCCATTCCCCACCAGGTCACCAATGATGAGATCGAACGGGTACTGGAGGCGAGCGAATTATGA
- a CDS encoding MFS transporter: MIKSFITRGSLRYSPFRRFFFARSILLFGNAMTPVALAFAVLQAPHGQRLLGDILAGELLAHIIMLLIGGHLADRYRRDRILLWTTLGFGLSQLCIAIIVLTGTNSTWILPWAIIQGILTAFSEPALRGIVPEMVDTAHLQHANALLSAARGFARIVGPAAAGFLVATWGGGWAIAVNAFSSFVASLLIIRIHIPRAWKSTAPSIVHEMRQGWVYFRESQWIWPITLAWAFLNALQMGAWQVLGPIIAQQSFRSTGWGLILSFKAAGILIAGLVLTRLRFSHPLRTTMLTAAVGGVPMIILGLEQSVPSLLTAAMVAGLGLGISTTLWDSALQQGVPRDKISRIMAFDDMGAFVFIPLAEIISVPIAHTFGLYTVERTAGFLFLITALAPLTCHGVRTMTTHDIEAWALKQPLS, from the coding sequence ATGATAAAATCTTTCATAACCCGCGGATCCCTCCGTTATTCACCGTTTCGCCGGTTCTTTTTCGCACGGAGCATTTTACTGTTCGGTAATGCCATGACTCCCGTTGCTCTAGCGTTTGCTGTACTTCAGGCTCCTCATGGGCAACGCCTGTTAGGAGATATCTTGGCCGGTGAGCTTCTTGCCCATATCATCATGCTCCTCATTGGAGGACATCTCGCCGACCGTTACCGGCGAGACAGGATCCTCTTGTGGACAACTCTGGGATTCGGATTATCTCAACTCTGTATTGCCATTATTGTGCTCACAGGGACAAATTCCACATGGATTCTCCCCTGGGCGATCATCCAGGGGATTTTGACAGCATTTTCGGAACCCGCACTGCGCGGCATTGTCCCCGAAATGGTTGATACCGCACATCTTCAACATGCTAATGCTCTTTTGAGCGCCGCGCGCGGTTTCGCTCGTATTGTCGGGCCCGCAGCAGCGGGATTTCTCGTCGCCACTTGGGGCGGGGGCTGGGCCATTGCTGTCAATGCATTCAGCTCTTTTGTCGCTAGCCTCTTGATCATCCGCATTCACATTCCTCGTGCTTGGAAGAGCACAGCCCCGTCCATTGTCCACGAGATGCGACAAGGATGGGTATATTTTCGCGAGAGCCAGTGGATTTGGCCTATTACCCTCGCCTGGGCCTTTCTCAATGCCTTACAAATGGGGGCTTGGCAAGTTCTTGGTCCCATTATTGCCCAGCAAAGCTTCAGATCGACAGGATGGGGACTGATACTCAGCTTTAAAGCCGCTGGCATTCTTATTGCCGGTCTTGTTCTCACTCGGCTCCGGTTTTCGCATCCTTTACGTACCACCATGTTGACCGCGGCTGTGGGTGGCGTGCCCATGATTATTTTAGGGCTGGAACAGAGCGTGCCGTCTCTTCTTACAGCGGCTATGGTAGCGGGCTTAGGACTTGGGATATCCACGACCCTATGGGACAGCGCATTGCAACAAGGAGTTCCCCGTGACAAAATTTCCCGGATTATGGCCTTTGATGATATGGGCGCATTTGTTTTCATCCCTTTGGCCGAAATCATCTCCGTGCCCATTGCCCACACGTTCGGTCTTTATACTGTGGAAAGAACCGCGGGTTTCCTGTTTCTCATCACAGCTCTAGCGCCTCTCACTTGTCATGGCGTTCGCACCATGACAACACACGATATTGAAGCCTGGGCTCTTAAACAGCCTTTGTCATAA
- a CDS encoding DUF2268 domain-containing putative Zn-dependent protease (predicted Zn-dependent protease with a strongly conserved HExxH motif), giving the protein MHPFVIYPTLSILEDWCHKTYKTPSSLLQALNVSTLQWEELTAFGCVSLDTDGDTLQSLLDALNTLRIQDFVTARLHHITRQYPLIHPLTIKLWPMDPGDEFGRDKLQGVSAFTTYQGEISLVIYPQSCSLPIVESTIAHEYHHHWRIHALTLSEAHETLLERMILEGLADHFAEHVLSKPAPVPWTRLLTLQDAENLWPLYRQHLFVQGKDASQWLFGSPELHLPLWTGYALGYQIIESYRQKHPLIPWQRLTTQCATAFLELANSFGDRGWSSPLVGLGPQIMQGRLNARIIRGL; this is encoded by the coding sequence ATGCATCCCTTTGTCATTTATCCAACTCTTAGTATTCTTGAAGATTGGTGCCATAAAACCTATAAGACCCCGTCATCATTGCTGCAGGCATTGAATGTTTCGACGTTACAATGGGAAGAGTTAACCGCGTTTGGGTGTGTGTCTTTAGACACGGATGGTGACACCCTTCAGTCCCTTTTGGATGCCTTGAACACGCTCCGCATTCAAGACTTTGTGACTGCACGTCTTCATCACATCACCAGGCAATATCCGTTAATTCATCCCTTAACCATTAAACTGTGGCCCATGGATCCTGGTGATGAATTTGGCCGGGATAAACTGCAAGGCGTGTCGGCATTTACGACCTATCAAGGCGAAATTTCGCTCGTCATCTATCCCCAATCCTGTTCTCTGCCCATTGTCGAATCCACCATCGCGCATGAATATCATCATCATTGGCGCATTCACGCCCTCACCCTTAGCGAAGCACACGAAACATTGCTCGAACGCATGATTTTAGAAGGGCTCGCCGATCATTTTGCAGAACATGTGTTGTCCAAACCTGCGCCCGTTCCGTGGACTCGCTTGTTAACCTTACAAGATGCCGAAAATTTATGGCCTTTATATCGTCAACACCTCTTTGTACAAGGGAAGGATGCCAGCCAGTGGCTTTTTGGCTCCCCAGAACTCCATCTCCCCTTATGGACAGGATATGCCTTGGGATACCAGATCATTGAATCATACCGTCAAAAGCATCCTTTGATCCCGTGGCAGAGGCTAACCACACAGTGTGCAACCGCCTTTCTGGAACTGGCCAATTCTTTCGGGGACCGCGGATGGTCTTCCCCACTCGTTGGTTTGGGTCCACAGATCATGCAAGGCCGCTTGAATGCCAGGATAATAAGGGGTCTTTAA
- a CDS encoding MFS transporter: MAKATGIRSIWHSMPLTRFTTRENYIWLVVSTVCIGAFMAALDASIVNVALPDMSTYFNASASLVSWVLIAYLLTLTTLLTLFGRLADMLGRRPLYTFGFLVFIVGSAACGAAVNLPMLIVSRVFQAAGAAMLQANSVAIITATVPPSVRGRAIGFQGSAQAIGLSLGPAIGGGLIALFGWRAIFYVNVPVGLIGTAMAAMILPKDKLSGKKTTFDWWGTLFMTPFLVLVMMALTEGMSWGWGSPRILGMFAGALFFLLAFIWRELKFRAPLVDMRLFKIPVFSIGNFTGLLSYLAMFGVLFLMPFYFERVLNFDSAVSGLILTAVPLGMTVAAPKAGALADRYGPRLLTTGGMALTGLAIVGLAWTVAIHASLVPMIIELILVGAGLGIFTPPNNSSVMGSLPSSRLGVGGGILNMARSLGMAMGTAISGTIMATFLALNGGVERAGGPKGPWIPATRYALYVLVALSLLASLLSVFRVAAGEKSTTVEKMPLEW; this comes from the coding sequence GTGGCTAAGGCAACAGGTATTCGCAGTATTTGGCATTCCATGCCTCTGACACGATTTACCACACGCGAGAACTATATTTGGTTAGTCGTGTCAACTGTCTGTATTGGCGCTTTTATGGCCGCGTTGGATGCGAGCATTGTCAATGTGGCTTTACCCGACATGAGCACCTATTTTAACGCCAGTGCCTCCTTAGTGAGCTGGGTACTCATTGCCTATTTATTAACGTTGACCACCTTGTTAACTTTATTTGGGCGTTTAGCGGATATGCTAGGACGCCGACCCCTTTACACCTTTGGATTTTTAGTGTTTATTGTCGGATCTGCAGCATGTGGTGCGGCTGTTAATTTACCTATGCTCATTGTATCCCGGGTCTTTCAAGCGGCTGGCGCCGCCATGCTTCAGGCGAATTCGGTGGCCATTATTACAGCGACGGTACCTCCCTCTGTTCGAGGGCGGGCCATTGGATTTCAAGGTTCGGCGCAGGCGATTGGTTTGTCTTTAGGCCCAGCTATTGGTGGCGGGTTGATTGCCTTATTTGGTTGGCGGGCAATATTTTATGTGAACGTACCCGTTGGTCTAATTGGCACGGCCATGGCTGCGATGATTTTACCAAAAGACAAATTAAGCGGGAAAAAGACCACGTTTGATTGGTGGGGCACTTTGTTTATGACCCCGTTTTTAGTGTTGGTCATGATGGCATTGACCGAAGGCATGTCGTGGGGATGGGGATCGCCACGAATTCTCGGAATGTTTGCTGGAGCCTTGTTCTTTTTGCTCGCCTTTATTTGGCGGGAATTAAAATTCCGCGCACCTTTAGTCGATATGCGTCTGTTTAAAATCCCGGTATTTAGCATCGGGAATTTTACCGGACTGCTGTCATATCTGGCCATGTTCGGGGTTCTCTTTTTAATGCCTTTCTATTTTGAGCGGGTACTAAACTTTGACTCGGCCGTATCAGGGCTTATTTTAACGGCGGTCCCCCTTGGAATGACAGTCGCTGCGCCTAAAGCGGGGGCATTAGCCGATCGCTATGGACCGCGGCTTCTGACGACCGGAGGCATGGCACTTACGGGCTTAGCTATTGTGGGATTAGCTTGGACCGTAGCCATCCATGCCAGTTTAGTGCCTATGATTATTGAATTGATTTTAGTCGGAGCAGGCCTTGGGATCTTCACGCCGCCAAACAATTCATCGGTCATGGGGAGTTTACCTAGTTCACGTTTAGGCGTAGGCGGCGGTATTTTAAACATGGCCCGTTCCTTAGGAATGGCGATGGGCACTGCGATTTCGGGCACCATTATGGCCACCTTCCTGGCCTTAAATGGCGGGGTTGAGCGGGCTGGGGGACCTAAAGGACCATGGATTCCCGCAACCCGGTATGCTCTTTATGTCCTCGTGGCGCTCTCTTTGCTAGCTTCCTTACTCTCTGTGTTTCGGGTAGCCGCCGGAGAAAAATCGACAACCGTGGAGAAAATGCCGCTGGAATGGTAG
- a CDS encoding acyl-CoA synthetase, with the protein MRSLRKGLPTGPEAIFSMLALSRIGAIHIVVFAGFGAAALAQRIQLAQATVLIASDVSYRRGKVIPLYSIVAEALNTPHSPIHTLIWQRRTDKALPAVPARTVLWNDLLQAAPGHTSEAIPLESNTPAFILATSGTTARPKLVVHMHGPYQVGILHASAILYGLSHHDVWWSTSDIGWIVGHSFIVYAPLLVGATTISYEGALDFPSPEHFYRIIAEHQVSAILTAPTAVRLLMQYGTDVARKHDVSSVTRVFSAGEPLNAPAWEWLQHDVFDNRVPVIDHWWQTETGGPVIGNPYPLGLLPIKPGSAGIPLPGYGVDIRQPDGTIAGPNEPGSLVITHPFPGLTQELWNDSERYRTSYWEQMPGVYVTGDAATIDEDGYVWVSGRADEILKIAGHRIGTSEVETAILRHPAVAEVGVTGVPDPLRGDVIAAFVVLRPGCESSPQLADEIRHTVRRELGAVAVIGTIEFVKILPKTRSGKIMRRVLRAVVRQENPGDVSTIEDPNAITALTDLWHHDHAK; encoded by the coding sequence GTGCGTTCACTTCGAAAAGGTTTACCCACCGGACCCGAAGCCATTTTTTCCATGCTCGCTCTTTCCCGAATTGGCGCCATTCACATAGTCGTCTTTGCTGGATTCGGAGCTGCGGCCTTAGCCCAGCGAATTCAGTTAGCTCAAGCCACCGTATTAATCGCCAGTGATGTCTCCTATCGCCGCGGAAAAGTTATTCCCCTCTATTCCATAGTCGCCGAAGCCTTAAACACTCCCCATTCGCCTATCCACACTCTCATCTGGCAGCGAAGGACGGACAAGGCGCTCCCCGCCGTACCAGCACGTACAGTTCTGTGGAACGATCTGCTACAAGCCGCCCCAGGCCACACGTCGGAAGCGATTCCGCTGGAATCGAACACGCCGGCTTTTATTCTCGCAACCTCAGGAACCACCGCACGCCCAAAATTAGTCGTCCACATGCATGGTCCTTATCAAGTCGGTATTCTTCACGCCTCCGCGATTTTATATGGCTTGTCCCATCACGATGTGTGGTGGTCGACCTCAGATATCGGATGGATTGTTGGACATAGTTTTATTGTTTACGCACCCCTTCTCGTCGGTGCGACCACTATCAGCTATGAAGGTGCACTGGATTTCCCCTCCCCTGAACACTTTTACCGTATTATTGCCGAACATCAAGTCAGTGCGATTTTGACTGCGCCCACGGCCGTTCGCTTGTTAATGCAATACGGAACCGATGTCGCACGCAAACACGATGTGTCAAGTGTGACCCGTGTATTCTCCGCCGGGGAACCACTGAACGCGCCGGCTTGGGAATGGCTTCAACATGACGTTTTTGACAACCGGGTTCCCGTCATTGACCACTGGTGGCAAACTGAAACGGGAGGACCCGTCATCGGCAATCCCTATCCATTGGGTCTATTGCCGATTAAACCAGGCTCTGCGGGAATTCCCCTCCCAGGTTACGGCGTTGACATAAGACAGCCCGACGGTACCATAGCGGGCCCCAACGAGCCCGGCAGTCTGGTCATCACTCATCCATTTCCCGGACTCACTCAAGAATTATGGAACGATTCCGAACGCTACCGCACCTCATACTGGGAGCAAATGCCTGGCGTTTACGTGACAGGAGATGCCGCCACCATCGACGAGGACGGCTATGTGTGGGTGAGTGGCCGAGCGGACGAAATCTTGAAGATTGCGGGACATCGCATTGGCACGAGTGAAGTGGAAACGGCCATTTTGCGACATCCTGCAGTGGCAGAAGTGGGTGTTACAGGAGTCCCTGACCCCTTGCGAGGGGATGTGATCGCTGCGTTCGTCGTCTTGCGTCCGGGGTGTGAATCCTCGCCGCAACTGGCCGATGAAATCCGCCACACGGTGCGCCGCGAACTGGGAGCGGTCGCCGTAATCGGCACCATCGAATTCGTCAAGATCTTGCCAAAGACGCGTAGCGGAAAAATTATGCGTCGAGTATTGCGTGCTGTAGTTCGCCAGGAGAATCCGGGAGACGTCTCGACCATCGAAGATCCCAACGCCATTACGGCATTAACAGACCTGTGGCATCACGATCACGCTAAATAA
- a CDS encoding dimethyl sulfoxide reductase anchor subunit family protein — MRPTWPLLALTLLQGLSVGLMSIAAILLFTQPHDPKMIFILQGTAFITGGIGGLSSIFHMHRLQGAKYVLRRLKTSWLSREALSTGLYMMVVALTVLVHLVALPLSGLWQTLSVIAAVFGVAAVYITAMLYATIRAMRSWHSPLTVLMFFGAAALSGTLWAWGISGMLHENIPGLPMALMVVLVITAVLKALQIRNFREAEHMVMSSTGTGLSQKPYRVMDTGTTKPPYRHQTQIWPALTPAQRAWGYGLMGLLLWGIPAILLVAVPGFDLAVVALVSGSLGLMVERWMFFGDATHSSRVWFADEPKRPSQVAR; from the coding sequence ATGAGACCAACCTGGCCGCTTTTAGCTTTAACGTTACTGCAGGGATTATCGGTGGGCCTTATGAGTATAGCTGCCATACTTCTGTTTACCCAGCCTCATGATCCTAAGATGATTTTTATTCTTCAAGGGACAGCCTTCATTACGGGCGGTATTGGTGGGCTATCTTCGATTTTCCACATGCACCGGCTTCAGGGAGCTAAATACGTCTTGCGCCGGCTTAAAACCTCATGGCTCAGCCGGGAAGCCCTCAGTACGGGATTGTACATGATGGTGGTGGCCTTAACCGTTTTGGTACATTTGGTCGCTTTGCCGCTTTCAGGATTGTGGCAGACACTGAGCGTTATCGCCGCGGTTTTTGGCGTCGCGGCCGTCTATATCACGGCGATGCTCTATGCGACGATCCGGGCGATGCGAAGCTGGCACTCTCCACTGACGGTGCTGATGTTCTTTGGCGCAGCGGCCTTAAGTGGAACCTTGTGGGCATGGGGCATCAGTGGAATGCTTCATGAGAATATCCCGGGATTGCCCATGGCGCTTATGGTGGTACTGGTGATTACGGCTGTGTTAAAAGCACTGCAAATTCGCAATTTCCGCGAAGCAGAGCATATGGTGATGTCTAGCACGGGCACAGGTCTATCTCAAAAGCCCTACCGGGTGATGGACACGGGTACCACTAAACCCCCTTATCGCCATCAGACTCAAATTTGGCCAGCCTTGACGCCTGCACAGCGTGCATGGGGCTATGGGCTTATGGGTCTTTTATTGTGGGGTATTCCGGCGATCTTGTTAGTGGCCGTTCCGGGATTTGACCTAGCGGTGGTGGCCTTGGTCAGCGGGAGCTTGGGATTAATGGTTGAACGCTGGATGTTTTTTGGAGATGCCACACATAGTTCTCGAGTTTGGTTTGCCGACGAGCCGAAAAGACCTTCCCAAGTGGCTCGTTAA